The following proteins come from a genomic window of Candidatus Palauibacter polyketidifaciens:
- the aroB gene encoding 3-dehydroquinate synthase encodes MSRRTLEVQVTGSGSYPIHIEPGLLAEAASVCRRHAPAHRYAVIADSQVARLYGAGVVSGLEDAGLAADLFPFPAGEWNKSREQWAALSDRMLHARFGRDSAVVALGGGVAGDLAGFVAATYMRGVPVIQIPTTLLAMLDSSVGGKTGVDTEAGKNLIGAFHHPSAVLIDPAVLETLPRHQRSAGLAEAMKTAAILDVELWDWMVRGSSALSSGDPDASAELIERVARHKAEVVGDDPLERGRREILNFGHTVGHALEALEGYRLLHGEAVAAGMRVESRLGELLGITEQGTSERLAALLEACGLGGDWETDREPTEIRDAMSKDKKARQARIRCVFLSHLGEVATDADGRHSFALAEEDLAEPLATALRPARGV; translated from the coding sequence ATGAGCCGCAGGACTCTGGAAGTTCAGGTTACCGGAAGCGGGAGCTACCCGATTCACATCGAACCGGGCCTGCTCGCCGAAGCGGCGTCGGTCTGCCGACGACACGCGCCGGCGCACCGGTATGCCGTGATCGCGGATTCCCAGGTCGCGCGGCTCTATGGCGCCGGGGTCGTTTCCGGTCTGGAGGATGCCGGTCTCGCCGCCGATCTCTTCCCGTTCCCCGCGGGCGAGTGGAACAAGAGCCGGGAGCAGTGGGCGGCTCTGAGCGATCGCATGCTTCACGCGCGGTTCGGCCGCGATTCCGCCGTCGTCGCGCTCGGAGGCGGCGTGGCGGGCGATCTGGCGGGTTTCGTCGCGGCCACGTACATGCGCGGCGTCCCCGTCATTCAGATTCCCACGACGCTTCTGGCCATGCTGGACAGTTCGGTGGGAGGGAAGACGGGGGTCGATACCGAAGCGGGCAAGAATCTGATCGGGGCTTTCCATCACCCATCGGCCGTACTCATCGATCCCGCCGTGCTCGAGACGCTGCCGCGGCACCAGCGCAGCGCCGGGTTGGCGGAGGCCATGAAGACGGCGGCGATCCTCGATGTGGAACTATGGGACTGGATGGTGCGCGGGTCTTCGGCGTTGTCGAGCGGCGACCCGGACGCATCCGCGGAGCTCATCGAGCGCGTCGCGCGGCACAAGGCGGAGGTGGTCGGCGACGATCCGCTGGAGCGCGGCCGCCGCGAGATCCTGAATTTCGGACACACCGTCGGCCACGCGCTGGAAGCTCTCGAGGGTTACAGGCTCCTCCACGGCGAGGCCGTCGCCGCGGGCATGCGCGTCGAATCGCGCCTCGGGGAACTGCTCGGGATTACGGAGCAGGGAACCTCCGAACGGCTCGCCGCGCTGCTGGAGGCGTGCGGGCTCGGCGGCGACTGGGAGACCGACCGCGAGCCAACCGAGATCCGGGATGCGATGTCGAAGGACAAGAAGGCGCGTCAGGCTCGGATCCGCTGCGTATTCCTATCGCACCTCGGCGAGGTGGCCACCGACGCGGATGGACGACACAGCTTCGCTCTCGCCGAGGAAGATCTCGCAGAACCTCTCGC
- the folK gene encoding 2-amino-4-hydroxy-6-hydroxymethyldihydropteridine diphosphokinase, with protein sequence MGSNLGSRIDHLRAAARRLAKAVLVEPRFSRVYETAPAYGLDQPAYLNACCVGWTRLEPGALLVSLKELESNAGRDPDAPRFSSRPLDLDILLYADEISETPRLTIPHAALAERAFVLLPLAEVAGAWRHPALGRSIAELAAAIEPEGVAVTDLRLTGASDGGP encoded by the coding sequence ATGGGATCGAATCTGGGTTCTCGCATCGACCATCTGCGCGCCGCCGCGCGGCGTCTGGCGAAGGCGGTGCTTGTCGAACCCCGGTTCTCCAGGGTCTATGAGACCGCGCCCGCGTACGGCCTGGACCAACCCGCCTACCTGAACGCCTGCTGCGTGGGATGGACCCGTCTTGAGCCCGGCGCTCTGCTCGTCTCCCTCAAGGAGCTCGAATCGAACGCGGGACGCGACCCGGACGCGCCGAGATTCTCCTCCCGCCCTCTCGATCTCGACATCCTTCTCTACGCGGACGAGATTTCGGAGACACCGCGCCTGACGATTCCACACGCCGCCCTCGCGGAGCGGGCCTTCGTTCTCCTGCCGCTGGCGGAGGTCGCCGGCGCCTGGCGACATCCCGCGCTCGGGCGCTCGATCGCCGAGTTGGCGGCCGCTATCGAACCGGAGGGTGTCGCCGTCACGGATCTGCGCCTGACCGGTGCTTCCGATGGAGGCCCATGA
- a CDS encoding SusC/RagA family TonB-linked outer membrane protein → MLFRLSGRRKRASALAATAVSAWLFIGAAPLLAQGAISGTVTDAESLAPVAGAQVFVAGTVIGGLTGLEGTYRLDGVPAGEQTVTVRLIGYRELSQTVTVASGQVATADFSVEQTALRLQDIVVTGVVGETPQVKLPFTVERLSAQDLPVPAADASSLLAGKAAGVSVISASGQPGQPASIMLRGPTSINADGRSTSPLIVIDGVIQSEGASLSDVGALDIDHVEIVKGAAAASLYGSRAQNGVIEITTKRGTDLQTNSLNVLARGEYGLGQLVGDIGLVRSHPYTMNASGTKFIDSQGNEVDFRDLNRQGFGSALLYNQINPGEPGTTSTAFANQAFPGELFDHMDTFFDPGETMDLYGAVTGRFGESSFRVSVDQFREAGVVSCSQCIDNLATLNADRVAQGLSAFNVGVPNDEGFERQNVRLNVDTRFGDLDIAASGFYSRSDQDDKAVTTGAFSRLTFMSPAIELTGVSPFDGYPDIDADPQSIEANPLYLLAVNDSRDKRTRTMGSVDLNFSPAAIDWLTLEANASFDRTDFSDYTIRPKNERTSSASGTGELTGGSLREFNFTDEAINASVTLGASRTFMDGDVTVRAKARYLIEDQSFKSNGVFGSRFSVQDVPNFGAIIGETSGENQVRSIKAEGLFGIASVDYQGRYILDGLIRRDGSSLFGPDERWQTYYRGSVAWRVTQEDFWNIDAIDELKLRFSLGTAGGRPNFYAQYETFGVAQGAIFPINLGNRALKPEFTTEREAGLNFVFFENLGLDLTYAWQTTDDQLLQVPQAAFVGFSNQWQNAGEIAAQTYEISLRYAAIDEQDMGLQFRLNWDRTQQEITRLDVPDYTVSTYYVSEGRPLGEMWGEVLATSCADLAPVGVSASDCSANFQVNDDGLLVYTGGHNHTEGFTKKLWGTQGTVSTPDGDRTYRWGHPFMVQDYSPACVSKNPGDYMEKCRLTDFLPFGNTTPDFSASFATNFRYRNLSLNALLESSVGHSIYNNTAQWALRELRGEDVDQTGKPLELNKPTGYASVIYNVGSDNSWFREDGDWLKVRELSLGYTLPASLTSSVFGDVFDRVTLNAIGRNLFTFTAYRGYDPEVGRDGGEVGSATLNRYDSFGYPNFRTFTFSAELVF, encoded by the coding sequence ATGTTGTTCAGGTTGTCAGGACGGCGGAAGCGCGCGAGCGCGCTGGCCGCCACGGCAGTGAGCGCCTGGCTCTTTATCGGCGCGGCCCCGCTGCTCGCTCAGGGAGCGATCTCGGGGACGGTGACCGACGCGGAGTCGCTGGCCCCGGTGGCCGGCGCGCAGGTGTTCGTTGCGGGAACGGTGATCGGTGGGCTGACAGGTCTGGAGGGCACGTACCGGTTGGACGGCGTACCGGCGGGCGAGCAGACCGTGACGGTCCGCCTGATCGGCTACCGGGAGCTGTCGCAGACGGTGACGGTGGCGTCGGGTCAGGTGGCGACGGCGGACTTCTCCGTGGAGCAGACGGCGCTTCGCCTACAGGACATCGTCGTAACGGGGGTGGTGGGCGAGACGCCACAGGTGAAGCTCCCGTTCACGGTGGAGCGGCTGTCGGCGCAGGACCTTCCGGTCCCGGCGGCGGACGCTTCCTCGCTGTTGGCGGGTAAGGCCGCGGGCGTGTCCGTCATCTCCGCTTCGGGCCAGCCGGGCCAGCCGGCCTCGATCATGCTTCGCGGCCCGACGTCGATCAACGCGGACGGACGGAGTACGTCACCGCTGATCGTGATCGACGGCGTGATCCAGTCCGAGGGCGCATCGCTTTCGGACGTGGGCGCGCTGGACATCGACCACGTGGAGATCGTGAAGGGCGCGGCGGCGGCGTCGCTGTACGGTTCGCGAGCGCAGAACGGCGTGATCGAGATCACGACGAAGCGCGGCACGGACCTGCAGACGAACTCGCTGAACGTCCTCGCGCGTGGCGAGTACGGCCTGGGCCAACTGGTCGGTGACATCGGCCTCGTGCGTTCGCATCCGTACACCATGAACGCGTCCGGCACGAAGTTCATCGATTCGCAGGGCAACGAGGTCGACTTCCGCGACCTCAATCGGCAGGGGTTCGGCTCGGCGCTGCTCTACAACCAGATCAATCCGGGCGAGCCGGGCACCACATCCACCGCGTTCGCGAACCAGGCGTTCCCGGGCGAACTGTTCGACCACATGGACACGTTCTTCGATCCCGGCGAGACGATGGACCTCTACGGCGCGGTGACGGGCCGTTTCGGCGAGTCGAGCTTCCGGGTGAGCGTGGACCAGTTCCGCGAGGCGGGTGTAGTGAGCTGCTCGCAGTGCATCGACAACCTCGCCACGCTCAACGCGGATCGCGTCGCGCAGGGCCTGTCGGCCTTCAACGTCGGCGTTCCGAACGACGAAGGGTTCGAGCGACAGAACGTACGCCTGAACGTCGACACGCGCTTCGGCGATCTCGACATCGCGGCGAGCGGCTTCTACTCGCGCTCCGACCAGGACGACAAGGCGGTCACGACAGGCGCCTTCTCGCGGCTCACCTTCATGTCGCCCGCGATCGAACTGACGGGCGTGTCGCCGTTCGACGGATACCCCGACATCGACGCGGATCCGCAGTCGATCGAGGCGAACCCGCTCTACCTGCTCGCGGTGAACGACAGTCGGGACAAGCGCACGCGGACGATGGGTTCCGTGGACCTCAACTTCTCGCCCGCGGCCATCGACTGGCTGACGCTTGAGGCGAACGCCTCCTTCGACCGGACGGACTTCAGCGATTACACGATCCGGCCCAAGAACGAGCGGACGTCAAGCGCCAGCGGCACGGGCGAACTCACCGGCGGCAGTCTGCGCGAGTTCAACTTCACCGATGAGGCGATCAATGCGTCCGTGACGCTCGGCGCGAGCCGGACGTTCATGGACGGCGACGTCACGGTGCGCGCGAAGGCCCGCTACCTCATCGAAGACCAGAGCTTCAAGTCGAACGGCGTGTTCGGCAGCCGCTTTTCGGTGCAGGATGTGCCGAACTTCGGCGCGATCATCGGTGAGACCAGCGGCGAAAACCAGGTCCGCTCGATCAAGGCGGAGGGGCTGTTCGGGATCGCGAGCGTCGACTACCAGGGCCGCTACATCCTCGACGGCCTGATCCGTCGCGACGGCTCCTCTCTGTTCGGGCCCGATGAGCGGTGGCAGACGTACTACCGTGGCTCGGTCGCGTGGCGGGTGACGCAGGAAGACTTCTGGAACATCGACGCGATCGATGAATTGAAGCTGCGCTTCTCGCTGGGTACGGCGGGCGGCCGCCCGAACTTCTATGCCCAGTACGAGACGTTCGGCGTCGCACAGGGCGCGATCTTCCCGATCAACCTCGGGAACCGGGCGCTGAAGCCGGAGTTCACGACGGAGCGCGAAGCGGGGCTCAACTTCGTGTTCTTCGAGAACCTCGGTCTCGACCTGACGTACGCCTGGCAGACGACCGACGACCAGCTGCTGCAGGTTCCGCAGGCGGCGTTCGTGGGCTTCTCGAACCAGTGGCAGAACGCGGGCGAGATCGCGGCGCAGACGTACGAGATCTCGCTGCGCTACGCGGCGATCGACGAGCAGGATATGGGCCTGCAGTTCCGGCTGAACTGGGACCGGACCCAGCAGGAGATCACGCGTCTGGACGTTCCCGACTACACGGTATCGACCTACTACGTTTCCGAGGGTCGTCCGCTGGGCGAGATGTGGGGCGAAGTCCTGGCCACGAGCTGTGCGGACCTTGCGCCGGTCGGCGTGTCGGCTTCCGACTGCAGCGCCAACTTCCAGGTCAACGACGACGGCCTTCTCGTCTACACCGGCGGGCACAACCACACGGAAGGCTTCACGAAGAAGCTGTGGGGCACGCAGGGGACCGTGTCCACTCCGGACGGCGACCGCACTTACAGGTGGGGACACCCCTTCATGGTGCAGGACTACTCGCCGGCCTGCGTCTCCAAGAATCCGGGCGACTATATGGAGAAGTGCCGGCTGACGGACTTCCTCCCGTTCGGGAACACGACGCCGGATTTCAGCGCTTCGTTCGCGACGAACTTCCGGTATCGGAACCTCAGCCTGAACGCGCTCCTCGAGTCGTCGGTGGGTCACTCGATCTACAACAACACGGCGCAGTGGGCGCTTCGCGAACTGCGGGGCGAGGACGTGGACCAGACGGGCAAGCCGCTCGAACTGAACAAGCCGACCGGCTACGCCTCGGTCATCTACAACGTCGGGTCGGACAACTCCTGGTTCCGCGAGGACGGCGACTGGCTCAAGGTCCGTGAGCTGTCGCTCGGCTACACGCTGCCGGCATCGCTCACCTCGTCCGTGTTCGGAGACGTGTTCGACCGGGTCACGCTGAATGCGATCGGACGCAACCTGTTCACGTTCACCGCATACCGCGGGTACGATCCCGAAGTCGGGCGAGACGGCGGGGAGGTCGGAAGCGCGACCTTGAACCGCTACGACAGCTTCGGTTACCCGAATTTCCGAACGTTCACCTTCTCGGCGGAACTCGTCTTCTGA
- a CDS encoding SusC/RagA family TonB-linked outer membrane protein produces the protein MSAWLFIGAAPLLAQGAISGTVTDAESLAPVAGAQVFVAGTVIGGLTGLEGTYRLDGVPAGEQTVTVRLIGYRELSQTVTVASGQVATADFSVEQTALRLQDIVVTGVVGETPQVKLPFTVERLSAQNFPVPAADVSSLLTAKAAGVSVVSGSGQPGAEASIMLRGPTSINSSGRSLSPLIVIDGVIQSESASLSDIGSLDIDHVEIVKGAAAASLYGSRAQNGVIEISTKRGTGLQTNSLNILARGEYGIAQLVGDVGLTRSHPYQMNAAGTLFIDTDGNEVTFTDLSRGGFGAPVLANQINPGEPGDSFTSFANQAFPHELFDHMSTFFDPGETFDVYGAVTGRFGESSFRVSVDQFREGGIVRCTPCIDNLSTLNADRVAQGLTAFEVGLPDDDGYERQNVRLNVDTRLGDLDIAASGFYSRANQDDKALENGAFSQLTFASPAVDLAQIDPVDGYPLIDADSQSISNNPLYLLAIVDSRDKRTRTMGSVDLNYTPSGLDWLTLEANASFDRTDFYDYELYPKNEKTREGPTGGSLREGNFEDEAINASVTLGASETFMDGDLTVRGKARYLIEDQRFESNGVFGTQFSVQDVPNFGAITGSTTGSNSTRAIKAEGLFGIASADYKGRYILDGLIRRDGSSLFGPDERWQTYYRGSFAWRVTQEDFWNIDAIDELKLRFSLGTAGGRPNFQAQYETFGIAGGAIFPVNLGNTALKPEFTTEREAGLNFVFFDNLGLDLTYAWQTTDDQLLRVPQPAFVGFSSQWQNAGEISAKTYEISMRYAPIDTEEMGLQFRLNWDRTRQEITRLDVPAYRQGTFFVSEGRPLGEMWGHVLATTCADLEPVGIAASDCNANFQVNDDGILVWTGGADYTEGFSKRLWGTDGTVPTTDGGENTYLWGIPIKVLDYSPACVAKNPGNYMEKCQLTDVLPFGNTTPDFNVSFGSNFRYKSLAVNALVESSMGHSIYNNTAQWALRDDRGEDVDQTGKPLEFNKSIGYVAGVYLSNNDNDWFREDGDWIKIRELSIGYTLPDGMRQSLFGEMFDRVTLNAIGRNLLTITDYRGYDPEVGRSGGELTNAGLQRYDSFGYPNFRSFTFSAELVF, from the coding sequence GTGAGCGCTTGGCTCTTTATCGGCGCGGCCCCGCTGCTCGCTCAGGGAGCGATCTCGGGGACGGTGACCGACGCGGAGTCGCTGGCCCCGGTGGCCGGCGCGCAGGTGTTCGTTGCGGGAACGGTGATCGGTGGGCTGACAGGTCTGGAGGGCACGTACCGGTTGGACGGCGTACCGGCGGGCGAGCAGACCGTGACGGTCCGCCTGATCGGCTACCGGGAGCTGTCGCAGACGGTGACGGTGGCGTCGGGTCAGGTGGCGACGGCGGACTTCTCCGTGGAGCAGACGGCGCTTCGCCTACAGGACATCGTCGTAACGGGGGTGGTGGGCGAGACGCCACAGGTGAAGCTCCCGTTCACGGTGGAGCGGCTGTCGGCGCAGAACTTCCCTGTCCCGGCGGCGGATGTCTCTTCGCTGCTGACAGCGAAGGCCGCGGGCGTCTCCGTCGTTTCCGGCTCGGGCCAGCCCGGAGCAGAGGCATCCATCATGCTCCGCGGTCCAACCTCCATCAACTCATCCGGTCGATCGCTATCGCCGTTGATCGTGATCGACGGGGTGATCCAATCGGAGTCGGCCTCGCTCTCCGACATCGGATCGCTGGACATCGACCACGTGGAGATCGTGAAGGGTGCGGCGGCGGCGTCGCTGTACGGTTCGCGAGCGCAGAACGGCGTGATCGAGATTTCGACGAAGCGCGGCACGGGCCTGCAGACGAACTCGCTCAACATCCTGGCCCGTGGCGAATACGGCATCGCCCAGCTGGTGGGGGATGTGGGCCTGACGCGGTCCCACCCCTACCAGATGAACGCGGCGGGAACGCTGTTCATCGACACCGACGGGAACGAGGTCACCTTCACCGACCTGAGCCGCGGCGGATTCGGTGCTCCGGTCCTCGCGAACCAGATCAACCCCGGCGAACCGGGCGACTCTTTCACGTCGTTCGCCAACCAAGCGTTCCCCCACGAGCTGTTCGATCACATGAGCACGTTCTTCGATCCCGGTGAAACGTTCGATGTCTACGGCGCGGTGACGGGCCGTTTCGGCGAGTCGAGCTTCCGGGTGAGCGTGGACCAGTTCAGGGAGGGCGGCATCGTGCGGTGCACGCCGTGCATCGACAACCTCTCCACTTTGAACGCGGACCGGGTCGCCCAAGGCTTGACGGCCTTCGAGGTAGGGCTGCCGGACGACGACGGATACGAGCGACAGAACGTGCGTCTGAACGTGGACACGCGCTTAGGGGACCTGGACATTGCGGCGAGCGGGTTTTATTCGCGCGCCAACCAGGACGACAAGGCGCTCGAGAACGGCGCATTCAGCCAGCTGACTTTCGCCTCGCCGGCCGTCGACCTGGCACAGATCGACCCGGTGGACGGATATCCGCTGATCGATGCGGATTCGCAGTCGATCTCCAACAACCCGCTCTACCTCCTGGCGATCGTCGACAGTCGGGACAAGCGGACGCGGACCATGGGCTCGGTCGACCTCAACTACACTCCTTCGGGTCTCGACTGGCTGACCCTCGAAGCGAATGCGTCCTTCGACCGGACGGACTTCTACGATTACGAACTTTATCCGAAGAACGAGAAGACTCGTGAGGGCCCAACCGGCGGCAGCCTGCGCGAAGGCAACTTCGAGGACGAGGCGATCAACGCATCGGTGACGCTTGGTGCGAGCGAGACGTTCATGGACGGCGACCTCACGGTGCGCGGCAAGGCCCGCTATCTGATCGAGGACCAGCGCTTCGAGTCGAACGGCGTTTTCGGAACTCAGTTTTCGGTGCAGGATGTCCCGAACTTCGGCGCCATCACCGGATCCACGACGGGCAGCAACTCGACCCGTGCGATCAAGGCGGAAGGGCTCTTCGGTATCGCGAGCGCGGACTACAAGGGCCGCTACATCCTCGACGGTCTGATCCGGCGCGACGGTTCGTCCCTCTTCGGGCCGGACGAGCGGTGGCAGACCTATTACCGCGGTTCGTTTGCATGGCGCGTGACGCAGGAGGACTTCTGGAACATCGACGCGATCGATGAACTGAAGCTGCGCTTCTCGCTTGGTACGGCGGGCGGGCGGCCGAACTTCCAGGCGCAGTACGAGACCTTCGGCATTGCGGGCGGCGCGATCTTCCCCGTCAACCTCGGGAACACGGCGCTCAAGCCGGAGTTCACGACGGAGCGCGAGGCGGGGCTCAACTTCGTCTTCTTCGACAACCTCGGTCTCGATCTGACGTACGCGTGGCAGACGACGGACGATCAGTTGCTGCGCGTCCCGCAGCCGGCGTTCGTGGGTTTCTCGAGCCAGTGGCAGAACGCGGGCGAGATCTCGGCGAAGACGTATGAGATCTCCATGCGCTACGCGCCGATCGACACGGAGGAGATGGGCCTGCAGTTCCGGCTGAACTGGGATCGGACGCGCCAGGAGATCACGCGACTGGATGTTCCCGCGTACCGCCAGGGGACGTTCTTCGTCTCGGAGGGTCGTCCGCTGGGCGAGATGTGGGGACACGTGCTCGCGACGACCTGCGCGGACCTCGAACCCGTCGGCATCGCGGCGTCCGACTGCAACGCGAACTTCCAGGTGAACGACGACGGCATCCTCGTGTGGACGGGCGGAGCCGATTACACCGAGGGGTTCAGCAAGAGGCTCTGGGGCACGGATGGGACGGTGCCCACGACCGATGGTGGCGAGAACACGTATCTGTGGGGCATCCCGATCAAGGTTCTGGACTACTCGCCGGCGTGCGTGGCGAAGAACCCGGGCAACTACATGGAGAAGTGCCAGCTCACGGATGTGCTTCCGTTCGGGAACACGACGCCGGACTTCAACGTGTCGTTCGGGTCCAACTTCCGTTACAAGAGCCTCGCCGTGAACGCCCTCGTCGAGTCGTCGATGGGTCACTCCATCTACAACAACACGGCGCAGTGGGCGCTCCGGGATGACCGGGGCGAGGACGTGGACCAGACCGGGAAACCCCTCGAGTTCAACAAGTCCATCGGTTACGTGGCGGGGGTTTACCTCTCGAACAACGACAACGACTGGTTCCGCGAGGACGGCGACTGGATCAAGATTCGCGAATTGTCGATCGGGTACACGCTGCCGGACGGGATGCGGCAGAGCCTCTTCGGCGAGATGTTCGACCGGGTCACACTCAACGCCATCGGCCGTAACCTGCTGACGATCACGGACTATCGCGGATACGATCCCGAAGTCGGCCGGAGCGGCGGCGAACTCACGAACGCGGGCTTGCAGAGGTACGACAGCTTCGGCTATCCGAACTTCCGCTCGTTCACGTTCTCGGCGGAACTGGTCTTCTGA